Within Populus trichocarpa isolate Nisqually-1 chromosome 6, P.trichocarpa_v4.1, whole genome shotgun sequence, the genomic segment CAAATCCTAAACGGGACTAAtctcactttttttaaaaaataaaagtacgaGAACACCCAGATtagaaccaaaaaaataaagcaccACAGCAAGCAGGTCTGCTGCAAAACAACCCATAATTTACTGAGCTGATCCTTTCCAGCGATATCGAGTTCTGGGCTTCAATTGTAAGATTTGTCagtattgtttttctcttttctttagatTGATgaactcaagaaaaaaattagcagAGAACCCTACGTTCCATGCAAATGGACCACTAAAAAGTACGAACAACCATAAAGAACATACCGTGTATAGTCTGCATAccatcaaaaagaaaagaaacaggtTGTCTGCATAAGAAAACTTGCGATATATAAGCGAGATTTACAGGAGATGACCAATTACTTGACAAGGGAAAGGCTGTATTCTCATCTTACATTAGTTACTACCCTCACTTGTCCTTCTACAAACCACAGCAGAAGAGAACACTATGCACAAACTCTTCTTAAAAGTCGAGGTAAACCTTTTACATATAGAGAGCCTCTTAAAGATTGTTACACAACAAAAAATCTCTCAAACAGGCACTCCTATCCTCTGCGCAACCTGCATCAGCGAAATCAAAGTGATCATTCTTACTTTTGGCAAGGGTAATTACTAACAATGATGATCATGACGGTGATAATTGTAATGTCTACAAGTCATGGTATATAGTGTGTAATGACTGTCTCGTGCATAAAACCATGGCAAACTGTAACCTGGATCCTATTTACAGTAAACTGAACCCATAATAGCTGGCCGTAAAGATGTTGACATGTTATGTCAAATTttagcaaaattaatttgagaataaACAGGCTGGTTTCCAATTTCAATGCAGATACAACAATCCTAGCTGCAGTTTGTGAACACATCTCCATGCAAGTTTACAAGAGCTTTAGTGATCAAATACCGTCATGAGATTTGAAACATTAAGGATTCCAAGAAATATTAATGTGATCTCTTCCCCGCCCTCAGTTTTCACCTAGTTCTATATTGATTATTGAAGCCTACCTCCTCGAAGGAGTGGACGTCACTTCCCCAAAGCCAAGCATCACAGCCTGCATCCCTTGCACCCCATAAATCATTCCTACGATCATCGCCTACATGCACAACATCTTCTGGTTTTACTTCCAACAACTCACAAGCTTTTAGAAATATTGTTGGATTTGGCTTCTCCGCTGCAACCTGATTAGAGAAAGAGAGCAGAATGATTGCCAATACCAAGGAACTTTAtccttttctaatttatttttgtcatatGAAAAGATTCTTAATATCATAAGAATATCACCAAATGCTATGCACTTCATGCATATGATCAATTCTGAATGcaacaaaaatgaaacaaaactcAGTCATTTAAAGGTTGGACGTTAAATTTATCttccaacaaatcaaattctCTTTACTTTAGTTTGCATAATATTATCGAAAGAACCTTATGCAGACTAAAGACCTTTCAATTCTTTGAAAATAACTACGAGACAAGAAAGCAATTCTACAAATTTGGAGCAGCTTTAGTTTCTCTGTTTCTGAGTTTCTTAAGAACAAGAGTAATGACTACTGTCGAGCAACCTGTACAGATCTATTAGTATTTGATATACAGATGAAAGATAAAAGCCCGTACACCATTTcatgtaattcttttttctcattttagatATATTTCAAAGAGAGAGGAAATGAGAATAATTCAATGCATGTCTCTGTGTATGCGATTTTCTTACTTCAGCTGAAACTGCCACGGCATCAAACCAGTGATCACAGTTTAAAGCCCGCAAGAGAGGTCTAAGACGAGTGTCAAAGTTTGACACAACAGCCAATTTTACACCCGCTTTTCTGATGGCCTCAAACACTTTCTCGGCATCTGGATCACAGAGGTGCCAGGCCTGAAAAAAACAGCATATGAAAGTTGTAGCCAGAATAACAAATGCATTACAAAGGTGAGAATTTTTCTATGCTTAAACAATCTACCGTACCTTTTCAGTGGTATAGTAGCTATAAAGCTCTTCAAAGTACCGAGCATCTGAGCAGCCAGTGGAAGAACTGACTATAAACTGCCAGAAGGGTCTCCCATCATTTACATATCTgcgataaaatattaaaaaataaatatcaagctGTTGaccacaagaaaaacaaattcttgcCAATATGGCATACAAGTGCAAGATAATTTTTGACAGACGCATAATCCATGCGTGACCATTGGCCTTTTTCATGTAGACAATAAGCCTTTGCACATTGTACCTAGGAAGATTAGGACTAGAAGCCAAATTGTCATTACTGGACCctcagaagaagaaaaaactgatAATATCAGAATAATGACAGGAAATTCAACAACTTTTACAAAGTAGCATGCTTGGAATGTGTGGGAATCTAGAAGATACAATATACAACCATGCTATACGTAAAGAACATTAAAATGGAACTGATTCTTTTCCATGTGCTTATATTTCTATTCATGCTTTTAGTTTGTATCCTGGAATCGCTGAGATTCCCTGGAGCACATTCTTAGAAATCATTCCAGCATCCATTTAaggattttaaattgtttaacagTCCAGTCTGTCCATATCACATCAAATACTCTTATGAAACATGCCCTGCACACTGAAAAAGTGAAAACAGGCCCATGCCTAATAGGATAACATTACCAACCATACATCTAAGCAAATTTGCAAAAGATCTTAGCACAATTACCATGGTTTGTCTACTAGAATCATCTGTGGGGACATTATAAGCAGTTGCTGCTGCAGTTTCGAGCAACTTGCATGTAATAATTCTAGATTTGTTACACATGATGAATCTGGTATCACGTATCTGTCAAGCAGAAAGAAGTTTACTAAAGAAGCTAACTTGCTGGCGGCGTTATTTAACTCATTCCTAAGAAAAGGAATGAAGACACAGTACGAGCCATTATAGCAATACAACCTAACAAAACGACTCAAGAATTTCTTTGCTACCACTATTATTGCTACTCCAACAGTCCAGAAAGGCAATAGATGCAAGAATAGTAATCTTTTAAGAAAATCCACAAGTTCTAGTACATGGATTCCAGCGAGgaaatcataaactaattcCGTCTAAATGCGAAAAGTAAAAAAGGGAGCAGACCTGAGACGAGATCGGCCCCAAGGCTGCCCATAAGCCCATCGGTATCTGTTTAATATCTCATCCTCAGAGTACTCCACTCCATACTTCTCCCCAATCTGTCTATATATCTacaacaacaaaacaacaatttatCACTCCATTCATATCAAAATTAGTTTACAAATATACAAgagaaccaaaaaaagaaaatgttaaataCCACCCGGAATAATCTATCCAGACATGTAAACAACCTATACAAAGCGAAAGGCATAAATTATTCACCGTACGTATTTATACAGGGAAGAGTTACATGCAGAATCCATGAATGAAACAAACTCAGACTCCCCTAATCTACACACAGATCTTTCAGCTCTAATATAAGATGGGAGCTTTTGATTTAAGCTAGAAGCTGATTTCACTGATAACACAAGCTCTCGAAACACCACCCAAAATCTTCCTGAGAAATGTTGAGAATGACTTAACTAATCAACTACAAAATTCAGAGCCCAGCATATTAACAAAATCactagcaaaaaacaaaatttaacacaAACATCACCACTTGGAAACCTCATAACACAATCCACACAACCAAAACACCCTAAGCCCGGAAATCAAAACACGCAAAATCACAAtttagacacacacacacacgttaGTACCTGAGCCATGGGCTGT encodes:
- the LOC7473564 gene encoding uncharacterized protein LOC7473564; translated protein: MATAGTKLTRVLSRFFINNVNNKPMRVMGSGSSFNGLAKYSTSASTAVKDYEDYRKSLYGDISHRALLVDAVGTLVVPSQPMAQIYRQIGEKYGVEYSEDEILNRYRWAYGQPWGRSRLRYVNDGRPFWQFIVSSSTGCSDARYFEELYSYYTTEKAWHLCDPDAEKVFEAIRKAGVKLAVVSNFDTRLRPLLRALNCDHWFDAVAVSAEVAAEKPNPTIFLKACELLEVKPEDVVHVGDDRRNDLWGARDAGCDAWLWGSDVHSFEEVAQRIGVPV